From the Deinococcus sonorensis KR-87 genome, the window GGCAAGGCCTGTTTCGGCGGGGGTGCGGAACGCCCTCCCGGTGGGCCGGATGGCCTCGTGCGCCTCCTGGGCCGTGCTGGTTTTCGGCGCGTAGGTTCTGGGGCGCTCCGGCACGCTGTCCGGGCCGTGGGCCGCCTGGGCCGCAGCGCGTGCGGCGCGGGTGGCCTCGTCCGAGAGGCCGGGCGAGTCGGTGCGCATGTAGGTGATGAATCCACCCTCGTAGAGCCGCTGCGCCTCGTCCATCGTCTGCTTCGGGGCGAGTTTCAGCTGGATGGACGCGGCCTGCTGCAGGGTGCTGGTGGTGAACGGCGCAGGCGGCCGGGTGCTGAAAGGCGTCGCCTCCACCGACTGCACGGCGGCGGGCCGGGCCTTCAGGAACGCCACGAGTTTCTCGGCCTGCTCCGGCGTCATCAGGAGCACGCCGGGGTTCACGGTTCCGTCCGGTCCAAAGTCTTTGGGTGTGGCGAGCGCCTGACCGTTCACGTGGGTCACGGCCGCTGTGAACGTGGGCTGGCCGATGCGTGCGGTGACGCGCCAGAACGCGGCGGCCACAAAGTTGAGCCGCGCATGCTCGCGCTGGGCCAGCAGGGCGAGGGCGGCAGACTGCACCCGCCCCGCACTGAGGCCCGGTCCGATGGCGTCCCACAGGAGCGGAGACGCGCCGTAACCGCTCAGCCGGTCGAGGACCCGGCGGGTTTCTGCCGCGCCGACCAGCCGGTAGTCCAGCGGTCGGGTATGCGCGACGGCCTGCCGGATCGCGTCCGGCGTGATCTCGTGAAAGACCATCCGCTCGGGGTCTTTGAGCCCCAGCAGCTGCGCGAGGTGCCACGCGATACTCTCGCCCTCCCGGTCGCCGTCCGTGGCCAGGATTACGCGTCCGGCCCGCTCGGCGGCCTGCCGGAGTTCCTTCACGACGCCCGCCTTGGCCTTTGGAATCACGTACAGCGGCCGGAAGCCGTGGGCCACATCCACGCCCAGGCGCGCCCAGGGTTCCTTCGCGTAGCGGGCGGGCACGTCCTCCTTCTTCGCGGGAAGGTCGCGGACGTGGCCCAGACTGGCGCGCACCTGATACCCCTGTCCGAGGTACGCCGCGATCTTTCTGGCCTTGCTGGGGCTTTCCACCAGCACCAGGGTCGTCATGATGGCCGGGAGCGACGGGGAGAAGGGGCGCGAGCAGGGGCAGCGCTGCCTCGGCCATGACCGGCCATCGGCCTGATCCGCTGTGGATCCTGGGTGGTGGAAGCACGCCTGCACTTCTGGCTCACCAGAGGGTCAGCGGCCGGCAGGCGATGGTGCGCCCATCTCCGACCAGTCCGGGCAAGGCGCACGGTCATCCGGTCTGGTCCCCATCGTTCAGCAGCCGAAGAGGAAACCCTTCCGTGGCCAGGGCCACCAGCTGCCGTTCAACAGCCTCGGCACTCACCGGCCCGTCCGGCTGCGGCGCAAACGCGACGTGACGCTGACCGATCACATACAGGTGCAGGTCGTAGCGCACCGTGTCGTGCCCCTCGCGCAGCAGCCGGCGGCGCCAGCGGGCATACTCACCCTGAGCGGCCAGCAGCCCACGCAGGTGATCGCTCCAGTACCTGCCGGGTGTGCGCGTGCGGCCGATGTGGGCGGGCGTCTCGTCCCCCAGCCGCTGCTCCATCAGCAGGCAGATGTACTCAGGGTCCTGCTGCCGCCCGGTCAGGCTGGTCAGCTGGGCCAGCATCCGGCCACGCAC encodes:
- the topA gene encoding type I DNA topoisomerase is translated as MTTLVLVESPSKARKIAAYLGQGYQVRASLGHVRDLPAKKEDVPARYAKEPWARLGVDVAHGFRPLYVIPKAKAGVVKELRQAAERAGRVILATDGDREGESIAWHLAQLLGLKDPERMVFHEITPDAIRQAVAHTRPLDYRLVGAAETRRVLDRLSGYGASPLLWDAIGPGLSAGRVQSAALALLAQREHARLNFVAAAFWRVTARIGQPTFTAAVTHVNGQALATPKDFGPDGTVNPGVLLMTPEQAEKLVAFLKARPAAVQSVEATPFSTRPPAPFTTSTLQQAASIQLKLAPKQTMDEAQRLYEGGFITYMRTDSPGLSDEATRAARAAAQAAHGPDSVPERPRTYAPKTSTAQEAHEAIRPTGRAFRTPAETGLAGTQADLYDLIYRRTVASQMTDLRGTRTQVTLAVGRVTLGASGRVITDPGFTRAYQDEEPDPDEQALPPIQAGEMHDVRDASAERRTTPAPRRYSEASLVRALERQGVGRPSTFASILSTLATRGYTTVRQRQLVVTWLGLLVTQYLGRSAPDLVDPAFTAKMEADLDRIAEGQLTRLECLTGTWTDSLDPTFRRAPRDAPTLALPKLPGVVVGVRGGQPTLFGDGRLATLPPDLLPEDLTPELAQALLAGERVPARSRRTPKADVPKGKRQRKARGEPHTPRTPRRSKG
- a CDS encoding GIY-YIG nuclease family protein: MTGTADSAVARRHFEGWLAAHQGYGFVLANAGEPMVRGRMLAQLTSLTGRQQDPEYICLLMEQRLGDETPAHIGRTRTPGRYWSDHLRGLLAAQGEYARWRRRLLREGHDTVRYDLHLYVIGQRHVAFAPQPDGPVSAEAVERQLVALATEGFPLRLLNDGDQTG